One part of the Brevundimonas subvibrioides ATCC 15264 genome encodes these proteins:
- a CDS encoding DsbA family protein, translating into MISRRPLLLGGAALVLAGCSGGAKGAAEGDMALGAPEGAKVTVVEYASVTCHVCAAWQEEVWPGFKAKYVDTNKVRYVFREIPTPPVEVATAGFLLARCAGEDKYFDVVHEMLASVKSWDAGVPPRQTLLQIANGVGIDQQQLQQCITDEDAIKALEARITAANARGVTGTPAFFVNDVAVTDRTLDGLSAAIDAALAKA; encoded by the coding sequence ATGATCTCGCGTCGCCCCCTGCTGCTCGGCGGAGCCGCCCTGGTCCTGGCCGGATGCTCGGGCGGCGCCAAGGGCGCGGCCGAGGGCGACATGGCGCTGGGCGCCCCCGAGGGCGCCAAGGTCACCGTGGTCGAGTACGCCTCGGTCACCTGTCACGTCTGCGCGGCCTGGCAGGAAGAGGTCTGGCCGGGCTTCAAGGCGAAATACGTCGACACCAACAAGGTCCGCTACGTCTTCCGCGAGATCCCGACGCCGCCGGTGGAGGTCGCCACGGCGGGTTTCCTGCTGGCGCGCTGCGCGGGCGAGGACAAATATTTCGACGTCGTCCACGAGATGCTGGCCAGCGTGAAGTCGTGGGACGCCGGCGTGCCCCCTCGCCAGACCCTGCTGCAGATCGCCAACGGCGTGGGCATCGACCAGCAGCAGCTGCAGCAGTGCATCACCGACGAGGACGCCATCAAGGCGCTCGAGGCGCGCATCACCGCGGCGAACGCCAGGGGCGTGACCGGCACGCCCGCCTTCTTCGTCAACGACGTGGCTGTGACCGACCGGACGCTGGACGGTCTGTCGGCCGCGATCGACGCCGCCCTGGCCAAGGCCTGA
- a CDS encoding DUF721 domain-containing protein produces the protein MKRDLPTESETREILSRRRTRPMPRPAPPAGRSLAPFIKELDEKFGRGAGALEPRWREIVGDQLARVTRPQKLTRGRTGSGGTLELRVAGPAALLVQHQSADILARVNLFLGAGAVDKLRIAQGPVKPLTTPAASTKGARRRIAPLDAAAEAELARSVEAAPDALKAALAGLGRAVLSDEAKRRR, from the coding sequence GTGAAGCGCGATCTGCCCACCGAAAGCGAGACCCGCGAGATCCTGTCGCGGCGACGGACCCGGCCCATGCCGCGTCCCGCACCTCCGGCCGGGCGTTCGCTGGCTCCCTTCATCAAGGAACTGGACGAGAAGTTCGGACGCGGGGCCGGCGCGCTGGAGCCCCGCTGGCGCGAGATCGTCGGCGACCAGCTGGCCCGCGTCACCCGGCCGCAGAAGCTGACGAGGGGTCGGACCGGCTCGGGCGGCACGCTGGAGCTGCGCGTCGCCGGCCCCGCCGCGCTTCTGGTCCAGCACCAGTCCGCCGACATCCTCGCCCGGGTGAACCTGTTCCTGGGCGCGGGTGCCGTGGACAAGCTGCGGATCGCCCAGGGTCCCGTGAAGCCCCTGACCACCCCCGCCGCCTCCACCAAGGGCGCGCGCCGCCGCATCGCCCCCCTGGACGCCGCCGCCGAGGCCGAGCTGGCCCGCTCGGTCGAGGCCGCGCCCGACGCCCTGAAGGCCGCCCTGGCGGGACTGGGACGGGCCGTTCTGTCGGATGAGGCGAAGCGGCGGCGATAG
- a CDS encoding DsbA family protein, with product MRADRSSKYASMSRRAAATGAALAAMMAMAGCSGASSGGAAEGDMAQGAAEGAKVTVIEYASVTCSHCATWQNEVYPEFKAKYVDTNKVRYVFREFPTPPVPIAAAGFLVARCAGADKYFPVIHEIMASQAELFSGPPRPVLLRIANGAGLSEEQFQTCVTDQAGIEAMDARIKAGIAAGVEGTPTFFVNGEKVADTSLAGLSSKIDAALAAG from the coding sequence ATGCGCGCCGATCGTTCGTCCAAATATGCCTCCATGAGCCGCCGCGCCGCCGCGACGGGCGCGGCCCTGGCGGCCATGATGGCGATGGCGGGGTGCTCGGGTGCAAGCAGCGGCGGCGCCGCCGAGGGCGACATGGCGCAAGGGGCCGCCGAGGGGGCCAAGGTCACGGTCATCGAATACGCCTCGGTCACCTGCAGCCACTGCGCCACTTGGCAGAACGAGGTCTATCCCGAGTTCAAGGCCAAATACGTCGACACCAACAAGGTCCGCTACGTCTTCCGCGAGTTCCCGACCCCGCCGGTGCCGATCGCGGCCGCCGGCTTCCTGGTCGCGCGCTGCGCGGGGGCCGACAAATATTTCCCCGTCATCCATGAGATCATGGCCAGCCAGGCCGAGCTGTTCTCAGGCCCGCCGCGTCCGGTGCTGCTGCGCATCGCCAACGGCGCGGGCCTGAGCGAGGAACAGTTCCAGACCTGCGTGACCGACCAGGCCGGGATCGAGGCGATGGACGCACGGATCAAGGCCGGCATCGCGGCGGGCGTCGAGGGCACGCCGACCTTCTTCGTCAACGGCGAAAAGGTCGCCGACACCTCGCTGGCGGGCCTGTCGTCGAAGATTGACGCCGCCCTGGCCGCGGGCTGA
- the smc gene encoding chromosome segregation protein SMC — MQFQRLRLVGFKSFVDPAEVQIEPGLTGVVGPNGCGKSNVLESMRWVMGANSAKAMRGTGMDDVIFAGASNRPPRNHAEVSLTIDNAQRKAPQPFTDSAIIEVSRRIDRGQGSTYRINGKEVRARDVQLLFADASTGANSPALVRQGQISELIAAKPQNRRRILEEAGGVAGLHTRRHEAELRLKAAETNLERLDDIGRELETALTRLKREARQAEKYKKISAEIRALQAALLFVRWNDARLAAEGAAAELAEADRAVAEATGAAARAQTAALSAQEGLKPAREEDAVAAALLHRASLERDRLDMAEQQARAEVDRLTAERQRIANDTEREIAMAGDAEAELARLGAELAVLTAEVAAAPERGPELERALVAAEDARRAADGEVERIAGTLAAVEARANAETARKRDAEARVARARTALDAARREREALGPLETPELAGARSALDAATTALAEARAAVEAAETTRGDRARAEQEARTAARAAEDRLGRLQTEARGLASLLVSTRRDHPPALDKVSATKGYEAALAAALGDDLDAALDPKAAAHWGGAEATAPVWPAGIEPLSGKVEAPEALAARLAFCGIADKGEAARLARTLPPGARLVTREGDLFRWDGFVSRAEAPRPAAIRLAQRSRLSELEADIDAGKPALADAQAALKAATEAFRASEEAVKTARLQPFAADKAVTAARDRVEALGRDQARREARAQALDETLTRQTTQVEAAEAALAEAASVEAPSGTLQALKDELAAARTAADTARSASAAARADRDAEARERVGREQRLVSLTRERDGWATRAKDSTARIAALETDATRVAALLLQAERAPEALAAQRSQLMDALTAAETRRKAAADALSIAEGLATEADRAGRAAETAASAAREARAGLAARSEAAAERLLDAENNVRETAQMSPDELGRKLTDDAIARPPDAAGAESLLYGLEREREQLGAVNLRAEDEAEEYGERLNTMRIERSDLTGAIARLRDGIDELNAEGRERLTAAFDIINDNFKSLFEALFGGGQAELKLVESDDPLEAGLEIFACPPGKRLSVMSLMSGGEQALTAAALIFAVFLANPAPVCVLDEVDAPLDDANVDRFCRMLNEMRNRTDTRFIVITHNPVTMSRMDRLYGVTMPERGVSQLVSVDLKQAETLVA; from the coding sequence GTGCAGTTCCAGCGCCTCCGGCTCGTCGGCTTCAAGTCCTTCGTCGATCCGGCAGAGGTGCAGATCGAGCCCGGCCTGACGGGGGTGGTCGGACCGAACGGCTGCGGCAAGTCCAATGTGCTGGAGTCCATGCGCTGGGTCATGGGGGCCAACTCGGCCAAGGCCATGCGCGGCACGGGCATGGACGACGTGATCTTCGCCGGGGCCTCCAACCGGCCGCCCCGCAACCACGCCGAAGTCTCGCTGACGATCGACAACGCCCAGCGCAAGGCCCCGCAGCCCTTCACCGACAGCGCGATCATCGAGGTGTCGCGCCGCATCGACCGCGGCCAGGGCTCGACCTACCGGATCAACGGCAAGGAGGTGCGGGCGCGCGACGTCCAGCTGCTGTTCGCCGACGCCTCGACCGGCGCGAACTCCCCCGCCCTGGTGCGTCAGGGGCAGATCTCGGAGTTGATCGCCGCCAAGCCGCAGAACCGACGCCGCATCCTCGAGGAAGCCGGCGGGGTCGCGGGCCTGCACACGCGACGTCACGAAGCCGAGCTGAGGCTCAAGGCGGCCGAGACCAATCTGGAGCGGCTGGACGACATCGGGCGCGAACTGGAAACCGCCCTGACGCGGCTGAAGCGCGAGGCCCGGCAGGCGGAGAAGTACAAGAAGATCTCGGCCGAGATCCGGGCCCTGCAGGCGGCGCTTCTGTTCGTACGCTGGAACGACGCGCGGCTGGCGGCGGAAGGCGCGGCGGCTGAACTGGCCGAGGCGGACCGCGCCGTGGCCGAGGCGACCGGCGCGGCGGCCCGCGCCCAGACGGCCGCCCTGTCGGCGCAGGAGGGTCTGAAACCCGCGCGGGAAGAGGACGCCGTGGCCGCCGCCCTGCTGCACCGGGCGTCGCTGGAGCGCGACCGGCTGGACATGGCCGAGCAGCAGGCCCGGGCCGAGGTCGACCGTCTGACCGCCGAACGCCAGCGCATCGCCAACGACACCGAACGCGAGATCGCCATGGCGGGCGATGCGGAGGCCGAACTGGCGCGGCTGGGGGCCGAGCTTGCGGTGCTGACGGCCGAGGTCGCGGCGGCCCCGGAACGCGGGCCGGAGCTGGAGCGGGCCCTGGTCGCGGCCGAGGACGCGCGTCGGGCGGCCGACGGCGAGGTGGAACGCATCGCCGGCACCCTCGCCGCCGTCGAGGCTCGCGCCAATGCCGAGACGGCCCGCAAGCGCGACGCCGAGGCCCGGGTCGCGCGGGCCCGGACCGCGCTCGACGCCGCCCGCCGCGAGCGCGAGGCCCTGGGGCCACTCGAGACCCCCGAACTGGCCGGGGCCCGCTCGGCCCTGGACGCCGCCACGACGGCGCTGGCCGAGGCCCGGGCGGCGGTGGAGGCGGCGGAGACGACACGCGGCGATCGGGCGCGTGCCGAACAGGAGGCCCGCACGGCGGCCCGCGCGGCCGAGGACCGGCTGGGTCGCCTTCAGACCGAGGCCCGGGGGCTGGCGTCCCTGCTGGTCTCGACCCGCCGCGATCACCCCCCCGCGCTGGACAAGGTTTCGGCCACGAAGGGCTATGAGGCCGCGCTCGCGGCAGCGCTGGGCGACGATCTGGATGCCGCGCTGGATCCGAAGGCGGCGGCGCACTGGGGCGGGGCCGAGGCGACCGCCCCTGTCTGGCCAGCCGGCATCGAGCCGCTGTCCGGCAAGGTGGAGGCCCCCGAGGCCCTCGCGGCCCGGCTGGCCTTCTGCGGCATCGCCGACAAGGGCGAGGCCGCGCGTCTGGCCAGGACCCTGCCGCCCGGCGCGCGACTGGTGACGCGAGAGGGCGACCTGTTCCGCTGGGACGGCTTCGTCAGCCGCGCCGAGGCCCCCCGCCCCGCCGCCATCCGTCTGGCCCAGCGCTCGCGCCTGTCCGAGCTCGAGGCCGACATCGACGCCGGCAAACCGGCCCTCGCGGACGCCCAGGCCGCCCTCAAGGCCGCCACGGAGGCGTTCCGGGCATCCGAGGAGGCGGTGAAGACCGCGCGCCTGCAACCCTTCGCGGCCGACAAGGCCGTCACCGCCGCCCGTGACCGCGTCGAGGCCCTGGGGCGCGATCAGGCCCGGCGCGAGGCGCGGGCCCAGGCGCTGGACGAGACCCTGACCCGCCAGACCACCCAGGTCGAGGCCGCCGAGGCCGCCCTGGCCGAGGCCGCGTCGGTCGAGGCCCCGTCCGGCACGCTGCAGGCGCTGAAGGACGAACTGGCCGCGGCCCGCACGGCGGCCGATACGGCCCGCTCGGCCTCGGCGGCGGCGCGGGCGGATCGGGATGCCGAGGCCCGCGAGCGCGTCGGGCGCGAGCAGCGGCTGGTGTCCCTGACGCGGGAACGCGACGGCTGGGCGACGCGGGCGAAGGACAGCACGGCGCGGATCGCGGCGCTCGAAACCGACGCCACCCGCGTCGCCGCCCTGTTGCTGCAGGCCGAACGCGCCCCGGAGGCCCTGGCGGCCCAGCGGTCCCAACTGATGGACGCCCTGACGGCCGCCGAGACCCGGCGCAAGGCCGCCGCCGACGCCCTGTCGATCGCGGAAGGGCTGGCCACCGAGGCCGACCGCGCCGGCCGGGCCGCCGAGACCGCCGCCTCCGCCGCCCGCGAGGCCCGCGCCGGCCTCGCTGCCCGGTCCGAGGCCGCCGCCGAACGGCTGCTCGATGCCGAAAACAACGTCCGCGAGACGGCCCAGATGTCGCCGGACGAGCTGGGCCGCAAGCTGACCGACGACGCCATCGCCCGCCCGCCCGACGCCGCCGGGGCCGAGAGCCTGCTCTACGGGCTGGAGCGCGAACGCGAGCAGCTGGGGGCCGTCAATCTGCGCGCCGAGGACGAGGCGGAGGAATACGGCGAACGCCTCAACACCATGCGGATCGAACGCTCGGACCTGACCGGAGCCATCGCCCGGCTGCGCGACGGCATCGACGAGCTGAACGCCGAGGGCCGCGAGCGGCTGACCGCGGCCTTCGACATCATCAACGACAACTTCAAGAGCCTGTTCGAGGCCCTGTTCGGCGGCGGTCAGGCCGAGCTGAAGCTGGTCGAGTCCGACGATCCTCTGGAGGCCGGCCTCGAGATCTTCGCCTGCCCGCCCGGCAAGCGACTGTCGGTCATGAGCCTGATGAGCGGCGGGGAGCAGGCCCTGACGGCGGCGGCGCTCATCTTCGCCGTCTTCCTGGCCAACCCCGCCCCCGTCTGCGTGCTCGACGAGGTCGACGCGCCGCTGGACGACGCCAACGTCGACCGCTTCTGCCGGATGCTGAACGAGATGCGCAACCGCACCGACACCCGCTTCATCGTCATCACCCATAACCCGGTGACCATGAGCCGGATGGACCGCCTGTACGGGGTCACCATGCCCGAGCGGGGCGTGTCGCAGCTGGTCAGCGTGGACCTCAAGCAGGCCGAGACCCTGGTCGCATGA
- a CDS encoding amylo-alpha-1,6-glucosidase produces the protein MDDGYSVQTTAAESAEVGGLDNLQALKDADTFLVADSWGDLKGGADGLFDHDTRILSRFVMTVGLARPSKLSSGVSRDNVFFTAHTTNRPLPPMGGRSAPAGVLHIERRRFVWDRRMFERIRMSNHGIEDVLLPLAFDFGADFADIFQVRGTLREKRGTGHAPTNDGRRVTFRYTGLDAVERTSCLAFSEPPARLTTNRAEFMFSLPMGKSLDLFIECGAEVCATPDVRRWRENAVAARLAMRRRRRRGASLRGPRSPRFNAWLDQSRADIALLTTDLPTGPYPYAGTPWFSTPFGRDGIISAWQMLWLDPSLAKGVLTYLARRQATEISAFQDAQPGKIMHETRGGEMSALHEVPFGLYYGGVDTTCLFVALAGAYARRTGDLDLIRELWPNLVAATEWMRDYGDSNGDGLIDYQRAAETGLSNQGWKDSEDSIFHADGRFPKGPIALLEVQGYAYAAWNAMAELGERLTDGRAKAWHLHAEEVRQLVEERFWMEDQQFYAIALDGDGNPCEAIGSNAGHLLFTGLPTARRAEAVSRRLLGAEFRSGWGIRTLARGQARFNPMSYHNGSVWPHDTSLGVAGMAHYGERDAVAMILGEIYAAASHFNMRLPELFCGFERHAGEGPIAYPVACLPQAWAAGSVFLMLQAALGITIDAFTRTITVNAPTLPDGIERLTVSRLQVGEASVDLAFQRLGDQVVVMPRNRVGDLRIVTTR, from the coding sequence ATGGACGACGGCTATTCGGTTCAGACGACGGCGGCCGAGAGCGCCGAGGTCGGCGGTCTGGACAATCTTCAGGCGCTGAAGGATGCCGACACCTTTCTGGTGGCCGACAGCTGGGGCGATCTGAAGGGCGGGGCCGACGGGCTTTTCGATCACGACACCCGCATTCTGTCCCGTTTCGTCATGACGGTCGGACTGGCGCGGCCGTCGAAGCTGAGTTCCGGCGTTTCGCGCGACAACGTCTTCTTCACCGCCCACACGACCAATCGTCCGCTGCCGCCCATGGGCGGTCGTTCGGCCCCGGCGGGCGTGCTGCACATCGAGCGCCGCCGGTTCGTCTGGGACCGCCGGATGTTCGAGCGCATCCGAATGTCCAACCACGGCATCGAGGACGTCCTGCTGCCGCTGGCCTTCGATTTCGGAGCCGACTTCGCCGACATCTTCCAGGTGCGTGGCACCCTGCGGGAGAAGCGCGGCACGGGCCATGCGCCCACCAACGACGGTCGCCGGGTGACCTTCCGCTACACCGGTCTGGACGCGGTCGAGCGCACCAGCTGCCTGGCCTTCTCCGAACCGCCCGCCCGCCTGACCACCAACCGCGCCGAGTTCATGTTCAGCCTGCCGATGGGCAAGTCGCTGGACCTGTTCATCGAATGCGGCGCGGAGGTCTGTGCGACGCCCGACGTGCGGCGCTGGCGCGAGAACGCCGTGGCCGCCCGCCTCGCCATGCGTCGTCGCCGGCGCCGGGGGGCCTCGCTGCGAGGGCCCCGCAGTCCCCGGTTCAACGCCTGGCTGGACCAGTCCCGCGCCGACATCGCGCTGCTGACCACCGACCTGCCGACCGGCCCCTATCCCTATGCCGGCACGCCCTGGTTCTCGACGCCCTTCGGACGGGACGGGATCATCAGCGCCTGGCAGATGCTGTGGCTGGATCCCTCCCTGGCCAAGGGCGTCCTGACCTATCTGGCCAGGCGTCAGGCGACCGAGATCTCAGCCTTCCAGGATGCCCAGCCCGGCAAGATCATGCACGAGACGCGCGGCGGCGAGATGAGCGCCCTGCACGAGGTGCCGTTCGGCCTCTACTACGGCGGGGTCGACACCACCTGCCTGTTCGTCGCCCTGGCCGGGGCCTATGCGCGGCGCACCGGTGATCTCGACCTGATCCGGGAGCTCTGGCCCAACCTCGTCGCCGCAACCGAATGGATGCGGGACTATGGCGACTCCAACGGCGACGGCCTGATCGACTACCAGCGCGCCGCCGAGACCGGTCTGTCCAACCAGGGCTGGAAGGACTCCGAGGACTCCATCTTCCACGCCGACGGGCGCTTCCCCAAGGGGCCGATCGCCCTGCTGGAGGTCCAGGGCTATGCCTATGCCGCCTGGAACGCGATGGCCGAGCTGGGCGAGCGGCTGACCGACGGTCGGGCCAAGGCCTGGCACCTCCATGCCGAAGAGGTCCGCCAACTGGTCGAGGAACGGTTCTGGATGGAGGACCAGCAGTTCTACGCCATCGCCCTGGACGGCGACGGCAACCCCTGCGAGGCCATCGGGTCCAACGCCGGCCACCTGCTGTTCACCGGCCTGCCGACGGCCCGGCGCGCCGAGGCGGTGTCGCGGCGTCTCCTCGGGGCCGAGTTCCGCTCCGGCTGGGGTATCCGGACCCTGGCGCGCGGCCAGGCACGCTTCAATCCGATGAGCTATCACAACGGCTCGGTCTGGCCCCACGACACCTCTCTGGGGGTCGCGGGCATGGCGCACTACGGCGAACGCGACGCCGTCGCCATGATCCTGGGCGAGATCTACGCGGCCGCCAGCCACTTCAACATGCGGCTGCCCGAACTGTTCTGCGGCTTTGAACGGCATGCGGGCGAAGGCCCGATCGCCTATCCGGTCGCCTGTTTGCCCCAGGCCTGGGCGGCGGGGTCGGTGTTCCTGATGCTGCAGGCCGCGCTGGGGATCACGATCGACGCCTTCACCCGGACCATCACCGTCAACGCCCCCACCCTGCCCGACGGCATCGAGCGCCTGACCGTCAGCCGCCTGCAGGTCGGCGAAGCCAGCGTCGACCTCGCGTTCCAGCGCCTCGGCGACCAGGTCGTGGTCATGCCGAGGAACCGGGTGGGTGACCTCAGGATCGTGACGACGCGCTAA
- a CDS encoding glycosyltransferase family 4 protein, whose amino-acid sequence MKIAQVTPLYEAVPPKLYGGTERVVAHLTDALVDLGHDVTLFASADARTKARLVPVRDQAIRLDPAPFKSDLAAHMSMLSEVLRRADDFDVIHFHTDMIHFPFFERMAGKTITTLHGRLDMKDLTEVYERWPQFGLISISDDQRRPLAFANWKATVHHGMPAEQYIYSPKSQGYLAFLGRISPEKRPDRAIEIATKLGKRLKMAAKVDAADRVYFETKIKPLIDGNPLIEFIGEIGDHQKSEFLGGAEALLFPIDWPEPFGLVMIEAMACGTPVVAFKCGSTTEVIEDGATGFLVDTMEQAVAAADRVGLLDREAIRARFELRFSATAMARRYLDVYGDMLARRPYAEPVLDDVVVPLHEKRSFASLA is encoded by the coding sequence ATGAAGATCGCGCAGGTCACCCCGCTTTACGAGGCTGTCCCTCCGAAGCTGTACGGCGGCACCGAGCGCGTCGTCGCCCATCTGACCGATGCCCTGGTCGATCTGGGCCATGACGTGACCCTTTTCGCCTCGGCCGATGCGCGCACCAAGGCGCGGCTGGTGCCGGTCCGCGACCAGGCGATCCGGCTCGATCCGGCCCCGTTCAAGTCCGACCTCGCGGCCCATATGTCGATGCTGTCGGAGGTGCTGCGCCGCGCCGACGACTTCGATGTGATCCATTTCCACACCGACATGATCCACTTTCCCTTCTTCGAGCGGATGGCCGGCAAGACCATCACGACCCTTCACGGGCGTCTCGACATGAAGGACCTGACAGAGGTCTACGAGCGCTGGCCCCAGTTCGGCCTGATCTCGATCTCGGACGATCAGCGTCGCCCCCTGGCTTTCGCCAACTGGAAGGCCACCGTCCACCACGGCATGCCCGCCGAGCAGTACATCTACTCGCCCAAATCTCAGGGCTATCTCGCATTCCTCGGCCGCATCTCGCCCGAGAAGCGCCCGGACCGCGCCATCGAGATCGCCACCAAGCTGGGCAAGCGCCTGAAGATGGCCGCCAAGGTCGATGCCGCCGACCGGGTCTATTTCGAGACGAAGATCAAACCCCTGATCGACGGCAATCCGCTGATCGAGTTCATCGGCGAGATTGGCGACCATCAGAAGTCCGAATTCCTGGGCGGTGCCGAAGCCCTGCTGTTCCCGATCGACTGGCCCGAGCCCTTCGGCCTGGTGATGATCGAGGCCATGGCCTGCGGCACCCCGGTCGTGGCCTTCAAGTGCGGATCGACCACCGAGGTGATCGAGGACGGGGCGACCGGCTTCCTCGTCGACACCATGGAACAGGCCGTTGCCGCCGCCGACCGGGTCGGCCTGCTGGACCGCGAGGCGATCCGCGCCCGGTTCGAGCTGCGGTTCTCGGCCACGGCCATGGCGCGCCGCTACCTCGACGTCTACGGCGACATGCTGGCCAGGCGCCCCTATGCCGAGCCCGTGCTGGACGACGTCGTCGTTCCCCTGCACGAAAAGCGCAGCTTCGCTTCCCTCGCCTGA
- the mutY gene encoding A/G-specific adenine glycosylase — translation MTAVASHAPELRTALLDWYDSHARSLPWRAPPGSTARTDPYRVWLSEVMLQQTTVPHATPYFERFTARWPTVVNLAAVEDSDLMAAWAGLGYYARARNLLACARAVANDHGGVFPDTEAALLALPGVGAYTAAAVAAIAFDRPANVVDGNVERVVSRLFAVQTPLPAARPELKRLAATLVADDRPGDWAQALMDLGSTVCRPKSPLCLMCPISGFCAARAEGQPDRYPVKAAKAARPHRQGIAWVLRDGQGRVALVRRPDKGLLGGMVGLPTSDWAEEVPDATPPAGADWADAGAIEHVFTHFSLTLGVRVAQGSGGDFLWTPEAEALNALPTVFAKALVRGLESSPE, via the coding sequence ATGACCGCCGTCGCCTCACACGCCCCCGAACTGCGCACTGCCCTGCTGGACTGGTACGACAGCCATGCCCGCAGCCTGCCGTGGCGGGCCCCGCCGGGATCGACCGCGCGCACCGACCCCTACCGGGTCTGGCTGTCGGAGGTGATGCTGCAGCAGACCACCGTGCCCCACGCCACGCCCTATTTCGAGCGGTTCACCGCGCGGTGGCCGACGGTGGTGAACCTCGCGGCGGTGGAGGATAGCGACCTGATGGCCGCCTGGGCGGGCCTCGGCTACTACGCCCGGGCCCGGAACCTGCTGGCCTGCGCCCGGGCCGTGGCCAATGACCACGGTGGCGTGTTCCCCGATACGGAGGCCGCGCTGCTGGCCCTGCCGGGGGTCGGGGCCTATACGGCGGCCGCCGTCGCCGCGATCGCCTTCGACCGTCCCGCCAATGTCGTCGACGGCAATGTCGAGCGGGTCGTCTCGCGCCTGTTCGCGGTCCAGACCCCGCTGCCCGCCGCCCGGCCGGAGCTGAAGCGGCTGGCGGCGACGCTGGTGGCCGACGACCGGCCCGGCGACTGGGCCCAGGCCCTGATGGATCTGGGCTCGACCGTCTGTCGCCCGAAGTCGCCCCTGTGCCTGATGTGTCCGATCAGCGGCTTCTGCGCCGCCCGCGCCGAGGGCCAGCCGGACCGCTATCCGGTCAAGGCGGCGAAGGCCGCGCGACCGCACCGGCAGGGCATCGCCTGGGTGCTGCGCGACGGTCAGGGACGTGTGGCGCTGGTCCGACGTCCGGACAAGGGCCTGCTGGGGGGCATGGTCGGGCTGCCGACCAGCGACTGGGCGGAAGAGGTGCCGGATGCCACGCCCCCGGCCGGGGCCGACTGGGCCGACGCGGGTGCGATCGAGCACGTCTTCACCCACTTCTCGCTGACGCTCGGGGTCCGGGTCGCGCAGGGCAGCGGCGGCGACTTCCTCTGGACGCCCGAGGCTGAGGCCCTGAACGCCCTGCCGACCGTGTTCGCAAAGGCGCTTGTTCGCGGACTTGAATCCTCCCCCGAGTAG
- a CDS encoding thioredoxin domain-containing protein, with protein sequence MLKSLFLTVALTMAPMAAVAQTPGALPAVTASDRILGQANAPVTVIEYASLVCSHCGDWHRTVYPEFKRQFIDTGRVRMVFRDLPTAPAPVAARAAGIARCAAPNRFYEVIGTFFRGQEALFAGGPVAPWFASGVAASGRTQAEIDACLADPATLEGLRASIAGATAAGVEGTPTFFVNGRRVTDISLAGLTAAITPSPTPARRR encoded by the coding sequence ATGCTGAAGAGCCTGTTCCTGACCGTCGCCCTGACGATGGCCCCGATGGCGGCCGTCGCCCAGACCCCCGGCGCGCTTCCGGCCGTCACGGCCAGCGACCGCATCCTGGGTCAGGCCAATGCGCCCGTGACCGTGATCGAATATGCCTCGCTGGTCTGTTCGCACTGCGGGGACTGGCACCGGACCGTCTATCCCGAGTTCAAGCGCCAGTTCATCGACACGGGCCGGGTCCGGATGGTGTTCCGCGACCTGCCGACCGCCCCGGCCCCCGTGGCCGCGCGGGCCGCCGGTATCGCCCGCTGCGCCGCGCCCAACCGGTTCTATGAGGTCATCGGCACCTTCTTCCGCGGCCAGGAAGCCCTGTTCGCGGGCGGACCCGTCGCGCCGTGGTTCGCCTCCGGCGTGGCCGCCAGCGGACGCACCCAGGCCGAGATCGACGCCTGTCTGGCCGACCCCGCCACCCTGGAGGGGTTGAGGGCGTCCATCGCCGGGGCCACGGCCGCCGGCGTGGAGGGCACCCCGACCTTCTTCGTCAACGGACGTCGCGTCACCGACATCTCGCTGGCCGGCCTGACCGCCGCCATCACGCCCTCGCCGACCCCCGCGCGGCGACGCTAG